The sequence GTCTCCTTATCCGCTTCCGCCGATCGCCGGAGACCCGCCGCGGCCAGTTTCGTGGAGAGGAACGCGTCCACGGGATTCCCGGCTTCGGGAACCATCGGACGCTCCGGCGGAACGAAGGCCCAGTGCTTTTCATAACGGGCTCCGGCCCCGATCCATTTCCGGATGAGATCCTTTTCATCCTTGGTGAGTTCCTTGTGGGATTCGGGCGGAGGCATGACTTCGTCGCGGTCCGTGGAGACGATGCGCCGCCATGCCTCGCTCTCCGCGGAAGAGCCGGGCTTGATGCCGGCGAGCCCGCTGTCGGTCCGTGCGGCGGAGCCCTCCGCGGTGTCGAGGCGGAAGTCCGCCTTGCGGTGCTTCGCGTCGAAGCCGTGGCAGAAGAAGCACTTTTCCGAAAGGATCGGGCGGATGTCCCGGTTGTATGCCGGAGCCTGTTCCTCGCCTGCCGCCGTTCCATGCAGGACTCCTCCTGCCAACACGATCGCAACCCGGAAACTCATATCCGTGCATCGTGGCCGATGGGGCTTCTGATGTCTTGGAAGCGGCCCGCGAATGATTGTAAAAAAGCAGCATGAATCCTTTCGTCTCCCAGCAGGACTTTCTCGCGGCGCTGGCGCCCGGTGAACTACTGCGTCTCTACGATCTGATGCCGGACGTGTCGTTTTTCATGAAGGACACGGAAGGCCGGTTCGTGGCCCTCAACCGGTTGGGCTGCCAGTTCTGCGGCGTGCGATCAGAACAAGATGCATTCGGTTGCACCGACCGGGATTTCTTTCCCAGCCGCCGTGCCGAGGAATACATGGCGGATGACCGGGCGGTGATCGCCACGGGACATCCGATCGTCAACCGGATGGAACCGGCCCCCGAGATGGAAGGATCGCCTCATCTGGTGGTCACCCACAAGGTTCCCGTGCGGAACCGGGACGGGGCGGTCATTGGCGTGGCGGGCTTTTCCCGGAGAGTCGAGGAGATCCGCTGTGCCAGCAGCGTGATCCGGAAGCTGGCCGAGGTGGTGGACCGCCTCCACGAGCGGTTCGCGGAAACGGTCAGCACCGCGGAGCTGGCGAAGCAAGCCGGCCTTTCAGAGAGCCAGTTCGAACGGATTTTCAAGAAGGCCCTCGGCACCAGCCCGCGGCAGTATCTCCAGCGCATCCGGATCGAGCACGCTTCGCGGCTCCTGCTGGAGACCGAGGAAACGATCGCCTCGATCGCGCAACGGTGCGGCTATTACGATCACTCCCACTTTTGCAAAACCTTCGCCGCCCAGCTCGGGAGCGCTCCTTCCGAATACCGCAAGGAGCGCCAGACTTCGCCGGTGAGCGGTGGCTTGCCGGAATCCGCCGGGGATGCCCCGGCGGCCGGTTCACGCGAATAGATCTTTCACCACCTTCGCCGGTTCGGTGCCGGTGAGCTTCTGGTCGAGGCCTTGGAATTTGTAGGTCAGGCGCTCGTGGTCGAGGCCCAGCGCGTGGAGAATGGTGGCGTGGAGGTCGCGGATGTGCACCGGATCCTTGGTGATGTTGTAGGACATCTCGTCGGTGTCGCCGTAGACCTGGCCGCCCTTGATGCCGCCGCCAGCCATCCAGATGCTGAAGCAGCGCGGGTGGTGGTCCCGGCCGTAG comes from Luteolibacter sp. LG18 and encodes:
- a CDS encoding AraC family transcriptional regulator, with the protein product MNPFVSQQDFLAALAPGELLRLYDLMPDVSFFMKDTEGRFVALNRLGCQFCGVRSEQDAFGCTDRDFFPSRRAEEYMADDRAVIATGHPIVNRMEPAPEMEGSPHLVVTHKVPVRNRDGAVIGVAGFSRRVEEIRCASSVIRKLAEVVDRLHERFAETVSTAELAKQAGLSESQFERIFKKALGTSPRQYLQRIRIEHASRLLLETEETIASIAQRCGYYDHSHFCKTFAAQLGSAPSEYRKERQTSPVSGGLPESAGDAPAAGSRE